One Paenibacillus crassostreae DNA segment encodes these proteins:
- a CDS encoding FkbM family methyltransferase — MVEGTLQELLTREQNPLELLLKKSSIILKDKDKKIVLFGAGNVGKFYLQWFRKYGLDDRLYFCDNNPQKWGEIYNNIPIISPNELKEGISESYIIITSLDYGDDIFLQLTNNGLGGNLVDSLAHKLIKDLFSFSNYEDYYNVIKDNLSGFEEVFRSLSDSLSKEVFMERLNYCITMDPKYLIHLKSDSPQYFESGIISLSKNEVFIDGGAFIGDTAEEFIKQTKGEFIKIYSFEPEETKHKEFLTRTSNSSNVELVPYGLWSCKDELQFEAKDSTDSGLSEFGNVKVPVISIDEFLDGKPTTFIKMDIEGSEYEALLGAEMTIKKFKPKLAICVYHNLLDVIEIPKYLKKIVPEYKLYFRHYGNDGTETICYAVVD; from the coding sequence ATGGTAGAGGGAACGTTGCAAGAGTTGCTGACCAGGGAGCAAAATCCGTTGGAATTACTTCTGAAAAAATCGTCTATTATATTGAAGGATAAAGATAAGAAAATTGTGCTTTTCGGTGCAGGTAACGTTGGAAAATTTTATTTACAATGGTTTAGAAAATATGGATTAGACGATAGGTTATATTTTTGTGACAATAACCCTCAAAAGTGGGGAGAGATTTATAATAATATCCCCATCATAAGTCCTAATGAATTAAAAGAAGGGATATCTGAAAGTTATATTATAATTACTTCGTTAGATTATGGGGATGACATTTTCCTTCAGTTAACAAACAACGGACTTGGAGGAAACTTAGTAGATTCATTAGCACATAAGTTAATAAAGGATCTCTTTTCTTTTTCGAATTATGAAGATTATTATAACGTAATTAAGGATAATCTCAGTGGATTCGAGGAAGTGTTCAGGAGTCTTTCTGACTCTTTATCTAAAGAAGTGTTTATGGAAAGACTAAATTACTGTATCACTATGGATCCAAAATATCTTATTCATCTGAAAAGTGATAGTCCTCAATACTTTGAATCTGGGATCATTAGTCTTTCAAAAAATGAAGTGTTTATCGATGGAGGAGCTTTTATTGGTGATACTGCAGAAGAGTTTATTAAACAGACAAAAGGTGAGTTTATAAAAATATACTCATTTGAACCGGAGGAAACTAAACACAAGGAATTCCTAACTAGAACTTCAAATTCAAGTAATGTTGAACTTGTACCTTATGGCCTTTGGAGCTGTAAGGATGAACTTCAATTTGAGGCAAAAGATAGCACGGACAGTGGATTAAGCGAATTTGGGAATGTGAAAGTCCCAGTAATCTCTATTGATGAATTTCTTGATGGAAAACCAACTACTTTTATAAAAATGGATATAGAAGGGTCGGAGTATGAAGCTCTATTAGGAGCAGAAATGACAATAAAGAAATTTAAGCCGAAGCTTGCGATTTGTGTGTATCATAATCTGTTAGATGTTATTGAAATCCCAAAATATCTGAAGAAAATTGTACCTGAGTACAAGTTATATTTTCGACATTATGGGAACGATGGAACCGAGACTATTTGTTATGCAGTAGTAGATTGA